A part of Sulfurimonas sp. HSL-1716 genomic DNA contains:
- a CDS encoding HAMP domain-containing sensor histidine kinase, giving the protein MLKLHRYFLYNFLGLYIATLLITSVVSYFALKSIILENSKKELIDIINIIDLNLPNIDNVSRFIKNIHTVSAKRITIVNADGTVLAETNFDKQKMENHLRRIEILQAKESTYGSSIRKSATLHHQFLYVAKYIKYKDSHRYIRVAQNLNTLEEEFYSIYIKIIFVYAVFILLALFITSKISKKVNYDINQIAFYLNEISNKNYKAIVKTKYFYEFLHISLLLKNLVKKLANREKKKRKNEAKMRLINKQRNDILSAISHEFKNPVAAIMGYTETIRDDENINIKIRNKFLDKIFSNAKKISSMIDRLALSIKLENNDLSISASEFDIYDICVDTANNLMAKYKEREIILDLEHCRVHADKTMIELVLINLVDNALKYSEDSVQIKISDCVLSVNDHGVGFESSEIEKITSKFYRVKTNSWDNSMGLGLAIVSFILKLHHTELIIKSEPNVGSSFGFDLKPLIK; this is encoded by the coding sequence TTGCTAAAACTCCACAGATATTTCCTATACAATTTTTTAGGTCTGTATATCGCGACGCTTCTTATCACGTCCGTCGTAAGTTATTTCGCTCTAAAATCGATCATCCTTGAAAACTCGAAGAAAGAGCTGATAGACATTATAAACATTATAGATCTCAATCTGCCAAACATTGATAACGTAAGCCGCTTTATAAAAAATATTCACACCGTTTCTGCCAAGCGCATCACGATCGTCAATGCCGACGGAACCGTTTTGGCTGAAACAAACTTCGACAAACAAAAGATGGAGAACCATCTCAGAAGAATCGAAATACTACAGGCAAAAGAATCGACATACGGTTCCTCAATCAGAAAATCCGCAACGCTGCACCATCAATTCCTATATGTGGCAAAATATATAAAATACAAAGACTCCCACAGATATATAAGGGTCGCCCAAAATCTAAACACTCTGGAAGAGGAGTTTTACAGCATATATATAAAAATCATTTTCGTGTATGCCGTCTTTATCCTTCTTGCCCTGTTCATTACAAGCAAGATAAGTAAAAAGGTGAACTACGATATAAACCAGATCGCTTTTTATCTAAACGAGATATCCAATAAAAATTATAAGGCAATAGTAAAAACAAAATATTTTTACGAGTTTTTACATATTTCGCTGCTGTTAAAAAACCTTGTCAAAAAACTGGCGAACCGCGAAAAGAAAAAACGTAAGAACGAAGCGAAAATGAGACTTATCAACAAACAGAGAAACGATATACTCTCGGCCATCTCGCATGAGTTCAAAAATCCTGTGGCGGCCATCATGGGGTATACGGAGACTATCCGTGACGATGAGAACATCAATATAAAAATACGTAACAAATTCTTAGACAAGATCTTTTCCAACGCCAAAAAGATCTCGTCAATGATAGACAGACTCGCACTCTCCATAAAACTTGAAAACAACGATCTCTCCATATCGGCCAGCGAGTTTGATATCTATGACATCTGCGTCGATACCGCCAATAATCTCATGGCAAAATATAAAGAGCGAGAGATCATACTCGATCTGGAACACTGCAGAGTCCATGCCGACAAAACGATGATAGAACTGGTACTGATAAATCTGGTTGACAATGCCTTAAAATACTCCGAAGATTCCGTTCAGATAAAGATATCCGACTGCGTATTGTCCGTAAACGATCATGGGGTCGGTTTTGAAAGTTCGGAGATCGAAAAGATCACCTCGAAGTTTTACAGGGTAAAAACGAACAGCTGGGACAACTCGATGGGTCTTGGGCTTGCCATCGTCTCTTTCATATTGAAGCTGCACCACACGGAACTTATCATAAAAAGCGAACCGAACGTGGGTTCATCTTTCGGATTTGACTTAAAACCGCTAATAAAATGA
- the typA gene encoding translational GTPase TypA — protein sequence MQKIRNIAVIAHVDHGKTTLVDGLLEQSGTFGAHEHHDERAMDSNALEKERGITILSKNTAIRYKDYKINIIDTPGHADFGGEVERVLKMVDGVLVLVDAYEGVMPQTKFVVKKMLALGKKPIVVINKIDKPSAEPDRVVDEMFDLFAAMDATEDQLDFPVIYAAARDGIAKLDMSEPDGNFECIFETILKEIPEPDGDRENPVQAQVFTLDYDNYVGKIGISRIFNGKIKKGSNIVLAKADGEFVKGRITKLIGFHGLNRMEIEEAEAGDIVAFAGLETVDVGDSICDPNNPTPLDPMHIEEPTLSVVFSVNDSPLAGTEGKHVTSNKIKDRLEAEMKTNVAMRFEVIGEGKFKVSGRGELQITILAENMRREGFEFGISRPEVIVKEIEGVKCEPFEHLVIDVPEEFGGTVIERLGKRKAEMKSMIPMGEGFQRIEFEIPARSLIGFRGQFLTDTKGEGIMNHSFLDFRPFSGTVESRQYGALISMEDGVTLAYSLFNLQDRGVLFVGPQEKVYEGMVVGEHSRSNDLAVNPIKGKAQSNVRSSGADEAIKLVPPRNNSLERALEWIEDDELLEITPLNIRIRKRYLTETERKRHARK from the coding sequence TTGCAAAAGATTAGAAATATCGCCGTTATCGCGCACGTTGACCACGGTAAAACGACGCTAGTTGACGGATTGTTAGAGCAATCAGGAACGTTTGGAGCTCACGAACATCACGATGAGAGAGCTATGGACTCTAACGCGTTAGAGAAGGAAAGAGGGATCACGATCCTTTCAAAAAATACGGCTATCCGTTACAAAGATTACAAAATCAACATTATCGACACTCCGGGCCACGCCGACTTTGGCGGAGAGGTTGAGCGTGTACTTAAAATGGTAGACGGTGTTTTGGTTCTTGTAGACGCGTATGAAGGTGTTATGCCGCAGACGAAATTCGTCGTTAAAAAGATGCTTGCCCTTGGAAAAAAACCGATCGTCGTTATCAACAAGATCGACAAACCTTCAGCAGAGCCTGACCGCGTAGTTGATGAGATGTTCGACCTTTTTGCCGCAATGGATGCAACGGAAGATCAGTTAGACTTCCCTGTTATCTATGCTGCTGCGCGTGACGGTATCGCCAAGCTAGACATGAGCGAACCGGACGGTAACTTCGAGTGTATCTTCGAAACTATCCTAAAAGAGATTCCTGAGCCGGACGGCGACAGAGAAAATCCTGTTCAAGCTCAAGTTTTTACGCTTGATTATGACAACTACGTAGGAAAGATCGGAATTTCCCGTATCTTCAACGGAAAGATTAAAAAGGGAAGCAACATCGTTCTTGCCAAAGCGGACGGTGAGTTTGTCAAAGGGCGTATTACAAAACTTATCGGTTTTCACGGGTTGAACCGTATGGAGATCGAAGAAGCAGAAGCTGGAGATATCGTTGCGTTTGCAGGTTTAGAAACGGTTGATGTGGGTGACAGCATCTGTGATCCTAACAACCCTACACCGCTTGATCCGATGCATATCGAAGAGCCGACACTCAGCGTTGTGTTCTCCGTAAACGATTCACCGCTTGCGGGAACCGAAGGAAAACATGTAACTTCAAACAAGATCAAAGACCGTCTTGAGGCGGAGATGAAAACAAACGTCGCGATGCGTTTTGAAGTGATCGGAGAAGGGAAGTTTAAAGTTTCCGGGCGCGGCGAGCTTCAGATAACTATTCTTGCGGAAAATATGCGCCGTGAAGGTTTCGAATTCGGTATCAGCCGTCCGGAAGTCATCGTAAAAGAGATCGAAGGCGTAAAATGTGAGCCGTTCGAACACCTTGTGATCGACGTTCCTGAAGAGTTCGGCGGTACCGTTATTGAGCGTCTTGGTAAACGCAAGGCCGAAATGAAATCCATGATCCCTATGGGCGAAGGTTTCCAGCGTATCGAATTCGAGATTCCTGCCCGTTCATTGATCGGATTTAGAGGACAGTTCCTGACAGATACGAAAGGCGAAGGTATCATGAACCACTCGTTTTTGGATTTCAGACCGTTCAGCGGTACTGTCGAGTCTCGCCAGTACGGTGCGCTTATCTCTATGGAAGACGGTGTTACGCTTGCGTACTCGCTCTTTAACCTTCAAGACCGCGGTGTACTTTTCGTCGGTCCGCAAGAGAAAGTTTATGAAGGTATGGTCGTGGGTGAACATTCCCGTTCAAACGATCTGGCCGTTAACCCTATTAAAGGAAAAGCACAATCAAACGTACGTTCGTCCGGTGCGGATGAGGCTATAAAACTTGTTCCGCCTCGTAATAACAGCCTGGAGCGTGCACTGGAGTGGATAGAGGATGATGAACTACTAGAGATCACGCCTTTAAACATCCGTATCCGTAAACGTTATCTGACAGAAACAGAACGTAAACGCCACGCTCGTAAATAA
- a CDS encoding response regulator transcription factor — MKNLIVIVEDEEDILELIEYSLNKEGFETVGFLNTKNVKELLEEEKVDLIIMDRNLPGVEGSEFIAGLRKEGVQTPVIYLSAKNSDENIEEGFISGGDDYITKPFNMKELLLRIRAVLKRTNPVSMLKEITYKDIVLKLDSRTVLVDDKKIELTKLEFDLLLTLVQNQNIVLDRDYLLEHVWGNDEIYQDRTVNVAINRLKEKIDPTKSKEYIKSVRGVGYTLY; from the coding sequence ATGAAAAATTTAATCGTAATCGTCGAAGACGAGGAAGACATACTGGAGCTGATAGAATACTCTCTCAACAAAGAGGGATTCGAGACCGTAGGCTTTTTAAATACAAAAAACGTCAAAGAGCTTCTTGAAGAGGAAAAGGTCGATCTTATCATCATGGACCGCAATCTTCCGGGAGTCGAAGGCAGCGAATTTATCGCAGGTCTAAGAAAAGAGGGTGTACAGACACCGGTCATCTATCTAAGCGCAAAAAACAGCGACGAAAACATAGAAGAGGGCTTTATCAGCGGAGGAGACGACTATATTACCAAACCTTTTAACATGAAAGAGCTTCTTCTTAGAATAAGAGCCGTTTTAAAACGAACGAATCCCGTATCTATGTTAAAAGAGATAACATACAAAGATATAGTTCTTAAACTCGATTCACGCACGGTTTTGGTCGATGACAAAAAAATAGAGCTCACGAAACTCGAGTTTGATCTTCTGCTCACGCTCGTACAAAACCAAAATATCGTACTCGATCGGGATTATCTGCTTGAACATGTCTGGGGAAATGATGAGATATATCAGGACAGAACGGTCAACGTCGCCATAAACCGCTTAAAAGAAAAAATCGATCCTACAAAAAGCAAAGAGTATATAAAAAGCGTCCGCGGCGTCGGATACACTCTTTATTAA